Within Equus przewalskii isolate Varuska chromosome 9, EquPr2, whole genome shotgun sequence, the genomic segment TTTTGCTGTGTGTTGGACCAGTAATTCTGAAAGGAACAAAGATATTTACTGAAAGATGCAGGatccagcaaaggaaacaacagaagcCAATGCACTTCGAGGATCTCATTCTGTGCTCCATCCACCTAGAGAAATTGGGGCAAAGCCTAATGGCTTGGAAACCACTGAGGAGGGAGGTAATGCTAAGGCCAACCCCTCTGGCCACCCTGtgaaaatagaagacaaattGACATCCAACctcattcaggaaatattttgatCCAAAAGCTGCCATTGTATGAGGGATTCCTTTGGAGAAAAGCACCAAGGAGTTGGCTAAGGCCAGTTGACTGAGAATAATGTCTGTGCATCTCACTTTCTGTCCAGTGAACAAGGTGAAGTTACAAAGACAAAAGAGGGAGGTGTTTCCAAGGATTCCCACCCCCATCTGAGCGACTAAGATAATTCTCGTTTCCCACTTGGCAGAAGACATCACATCAATATCTATGGGACATGATTTTAGTTGGAGTCAGAGGAATGGTCAGttcaataaacaaaaaggaatatgCTGCCATCACCTCCCATGCTAAGCCTAACACATTCTTTCTCAATTTAAGTGAGCATTAAGTACGTGTGCTTATATGTACAAAGGCTATTCCTGAAGGTTCTACTTGGAAACAATTGGACTATCTATTTACAGGAACTGGGTGAATGCGTTATGGCCCATCTGCACAACAGAGTTGTCTACACCTGTACATTGAGTAAGGAGGATCTCTCTACTGGCCTACAGTTATGAACTGGATGCCTTCTGCAGTGAGAAGCCAGGTATAAGACTGGGTGTAGCATATGCTAGAGTTTTCCCAAGTAAATGGAGGGATGAAAATATAGGCACAGAACATACATGGGATGGGGCAGAATTTAAAAGTAGACTTTTAAGGAAAAACTCTTGTTATAGTGTTTTATTTGTACAAATGTACATATTTcagataattattaaatatttgctttaatataaatattacagcaaagtaaatgttttaaaaacactaaattcAAAGGTTAAAAAATTGATTGAATATCCAGTTGGTAGTCTTTATATGTAATGGAAATACTTCAAGTGAattgaaaatacagaattttGACCGTATATCCATAAGAGAGATAAATGAAGGCAAAACTACCTGCAATGAATGAACCTTAAATTTTGCCTGTATATTTTGCTATAAAGTATTGCTAGACATTTTGAAAACGAGTATGTTAATAAACGGTCTTTCTGTGTAAGGCAACATAACTGCAAATATGAAACCAAATAATTTGAATAGCAATCTAAACCCTACATTTGATAAGAACAATCAATCCTCACTCATTTAGTATTTGATTTTAAACTTACatgcatttcatttctctttcctttgaaaaAGGTCTAGAAATGATGGACAACCCTACAACAATGCCTCATTAAAGCAGCCAGTTTATGGACTCTTAAAACAGTTTCTCTCTGGAAGAAAGCACAGTGTCTTGGGGAAGAAAACCTTATTTTAGGTCTAGAGTAGGAACTTCTCAATATCATCTTGAAACTTCTTGTCAAATAAAAGAAGTAAGGAAATTCAGAATGCTGAGCTTACTTCAAGAGGTCACAGGATTCCACCTGAAGAAGCTGCCGCTGCACAATTTTGGTGCAATTGTTACTCCAAAGGATTCACAAACATAAGCCAAATGCTTATGGTGTAAGTGATAGAAAAATAACTGCAAAGGTTAATGCTGGAAGATGTTAGGGAAGCAACTCACTATTCTGAAAACTGATAGAGGATGTCTCTCCGCTGTGTCTCCTGCAGTAGTGGCACAGACTGTCTTTCCCATTAAGAAATCTTTGTGTGGGCAGACAAAACTGGTCTGTTTTGGATGAGACCTGTGGATGTCACCTAAAAACATTTTCTATCACGGGAAAAAATACAGAGCtacaaaattaaatcataaaaaaataatttaacaaggTTTCGGGGGAGACTTCCCCATGAGAATATTCCTTCTTCCGGATGCACTGATGTTTGAGGGGTGGATGATGAAGTATGAGGACATTGTCATGTGCAAAGACGCAAAACCAGCATGCTGGACAGCACCTTGTTGAGTCACCATCTTCCCGgcatgatcatttcaatatgGCAGGAATAATAGCTGTGAGATGTATTTCAGTTTCCGTGATTGAAAACTGAAATGGTCATAcacttgaaaaataaaggaattgttGTTAGGATCAATAATATAATTTAGAATAGTCACCAATAAAGAGAGtccaaatttttcctttatataggCAATGGATCCTTAAATGTATAAGCAAAAATACATTAGTGAAGGAcaagtgaaaatttttaaaacattaaaattaagtaatatgGGAGAAATATTGAATGAAAACCAAACAATGTATTTAAATCATAGGATTCATCTTAAGTAACAGCAGAGAAAACAGTTGTCCTAGATGGAAATTTGTCCAATGTTAACAATTCAGCTCATACTAACAGGTATGTGTTTGAATaaaattccaatgaaaatttCTGAAGTTCCTCTACTAATATGAAAAgtacacagattttaaaaaatcagtttaatgAAAAGAACTTGCCTTACTGTATATAAAGTATAATAACTACAGCTTGCTACTAGCAAAAACCAGAAATGTAATAGAACAAGGGAGCTTGCAAATCATCTGTGTTTGCAGGAATTTATTGGATAGGTTTATAGACGTTTATATATGATAAAAGTTAATGATGAATTAGTTTGTATAAATGGCTTATTTAATATATGGtattaaaatatttggagatttattGAACACTTTAGAGATGTATTTCCAGCTTTAATCATAGAGAAAATAATACTAGATCTAAACATCAGGATTGTCTAATCTCTTAGCTAAAAATATTACAGTCTATTTCCATAATTTTGCTTGAAAAAGTATTACTAAGCATGTACCAAACCTAGggacttaaaacatttttagcacatttgtatttataaaaaattttaaaattttcactttcatGCTATCTTTTACTGAAAGATTcctaaaacaaatagaaaaataaaactcaaaataaacatttaaatatgtagAACGACAAGAGGCAACTATCTCAGTGCTTCTTTTGGCAACGTATATggacaactctttttttttttttttttttaaagattagcacctgagctaacaactgtggccaatcttttttttttttctgctttatgtccccaaatcccccctggtacatagttgtatatctcagttgcaggtccttctagttgcggcatatgggacgctgcctcaacgtgacctgatgagcggtgccatgtccgatccgaaccagcgaaaccctgggccgccgcagtggagcgagagaacttaaccacttggccacggggccggcccctggacaactcttaaaaaagaaatcatatattATAAAGTATGATTTTCTCATAAACATCAGAAGAAGCCAAATTACATTGAAAATGACACTGaatgtttcatatatatacacactattgctgaaattttatttttcaatttttcaaaaccaTTTAGAATGCCAAATACACAAAATTGTATGTAATATCTTCTTTAACCTTTTTTCCAGAATGATTGTGCAATTGAGGGTTCAGTGAATTAAGCCctgtgtaaaatatatttcaattatatttcagtGAATGAACTAAAGAGAACAGTTTGTATTTAATTGTGGAGGAGACGCCTCACTCAGGTGGACAGGGTCAGGATAGGGGAGGTCAGAGTGAACATCTGCCTTCAATTTATACATACATTGATTTGCTTAAAATTTCACAGTAAAACTTCtagtttttaagtttaaatttatagtttttaaaacaccGCTTAAGATTGAAAAGAGAGATTTGGGGAGtaactaatgaaataaaaaatatataacagcaATGGGACAGTGAGGTAAACTACAAGAAAGGGACAGATTCAAGACTCTTTTGGAAGAGACaccataaaattaatttaaatctaaaacaCTTAGGTAAGAAGACATGGTATGCgaattaataaaatttgtttaggggccagccctgtggccgagtggttaagtttgtgcgctcccgctttggtggcccagggtttggcaggtttggatcctgggcacggacatggcaccgctcatcaagccatgctgaggcggcgtcccacacagcacaaccagaaggacctacaactagagtatacaactatatactggggggccttggggagaacaaggaaaaattaaaaaaaacatttttaaataaaatttgtataattGGAAAGCCTGCATCAGGAGCCTGTAAATCCAGAAATTACTGTGGTTAGTGATCATTGTAGCCCTTAAAACTTCAGATCAGGCAATAAAGGATCAGGATATTTTCCCAACTGCAGGGTTTAGGGCAAAGAGGGAGGATCTAAATGAAGTGACTCCTGCTCTTAGAAAGAGGGATGTGAATCTCCCCATCAAACAAGTTCTCCAATCagaattctattttattgtttttattcttatcttttaGGTTGATAAACACACATCTTAGAGAGTAGAGAGCAAGAGCTTAGTCACAGAATGCAAATAGCAAGGCCATTTTAACTTCTGCTTACATTAAATGCAGGGGTAATATTACTATCTTAGGATGAAAGTTTCggattattccttttttttccaaacCTCATGATCAGGAGGCACAATGTTCTTTAAATAAGCATTTCCTTTCCTTAAATGGAGAATGACTAGACATTCAGTTCTCTAAACAGGAGATAAATATTAATGCTCTTCTATGGATGACAGGAATTTTAGACATAACATTACAGACACCATTTAGCACAAAAGGCTCAcaagaaaatacagcaaaacCAAATGCGCATGCCAATGCCTGTCACTCAGACCTCAGGTAACTACTCAGAGCCCGGAGCTCGGCATCATTCTCTAAGTGCTGGGCACATGCCTGCAGTGTGAAGTCTTTAGAGTGACTGCTATGCGGTTCAGCATCTTTTGTCAgagcaaaataaagcaagattTCACAGAAGCTGTAACTGTGAGGAAAGAGGAGTGATGGCAGGCAGCCATCAAGCAGGTGGGCGAAGGGGTGGTACGCAGCAGATATTCTCAGGCAGCGTCATTTctcactatatacaaaaatatattgtcttccaatcccaGAAAACATATGAGACAAACATATGAGAGAGATTTATGTCTGTGTGTTTTACTGGATTTTCTGTGATATAAATCTATGACTCTGacatttatctaaaaaaaaaatagacacttACCAAGTAACATTTACAATCAGGACGCTGAATTCCCAGGCACATCTGTGTAGGTGTGGAAAGGAGTGTCTGAATCCAAGATAAAGGTTTGGGACACCATGATGTCATCTCCTTGTTGGGAAGTGATTATCAAGTCACCTGTAATTTCAGTGACAAGACCTGCATAGGGAGTTGAGAtgatctttgaaaaacattttcaggTTGTATAAATTACTGAAAGCAATTAATGTTGAATTATCAAGTTTTCTATTGAAAATTGCAGAAATAGCTGGGGAACAATTTACCTGCAAAActcttttagaaaaatgaatctCATGGAACATTGAGCAGACCAGAAGGCACTGGGTTCTAATTAGCCAGAGAATGCAACTGAGTATCTCTGTATCTAGGATTATTAATCACTTTGAAGTTTGTGTCAGAATATGATTCCCTCCTGTTGCTGAGTTCCCTGACTGTGCTGAAATTGAAGGGAGAGCAGCAAATGAGTAGAGATAGAAAGAATAGCTGTGTGGTTCATGTGAACAGAAATCTGTGATGTCATCTCCTTAAGTGTTCTTCAAGATATTTATTGAAGTTCTTACGTCAGTTGGGCGCTGGCTACACTGGAACATCATTACACAAAACACGGAAATGAACTTCTCATGGAGAGAAACAGATAGCATTAAATAAAACCAAGTTGTTAAATTCTTTAGTTTATTAGAGGGTGTCATGttctatggaaaacagaaaagaagagcagAATGTGGATGATGAAACGTTCAGTGGACAAAGAAGGGTCCACTGCAACATTAAGTAGGATATTCATAGTAGGTCTCATAAGGAAGATGATACTGAagctaatattttaaagagatgaaGGAGCAGGCTTGATTACTCCTTTTAAATCTTTcagtgtttgtgtttttcttgcaTTAGTGCTGTAGATAGGACTATAACTAGAGGATAGTAACGAAAAGTAGTGGAAAGGATGGGAATCTGTCTTTTGTTGCTTCACATGAGGAAACTATTCTAATCTTGGAGCAATGGGTGTAATACTggtgtaggtttttgtagatgctatTGACTTTACAGTCTTTTCCTAGCAGTTTTCTTCATAATGAGGTCAAATTATATTACATTGTGTTTAAACCTCTGGTGAAGTTtttatatgatatttctatttctttcagctAAAGTGGCCATTGCATAGATGGAGATTTCTAACTTTCTATTTTGACGCAACGTTAAGCTTACAGAAAAGATGCAggtaaaggaaagagagagtttCTATACTCTATACCGGGttgcctccctcccactcctgctcttccttctctttttacttctctgaacttttttccaggtttattaagattaattgacatataacattttgtaagtttaaggtgtgtaACGTGATGAGTTGGCACATGTACAGTGGGAAAGGATGATCAAAACAGGG encodes:
- the LOC103553615 gene encoding vomeronasal type-1 receptor 1-like; its protein translation is MSSAKWETRIILVAQMGVGILGNTSLFCLCNFTLFTGQKVRCTDIILSQLALANSLVLFSKGIPHTMAAFGSKYFLNEVGCQFVFYFHRVARGVGLSITSLLSGFQAIRLCPNFSRWMEHRMRSSKCIGFCCFLCWILHLSVNIFVPFRITGPTHSKNLSVNTNYGYCCTLNPDRFMMLLVVVIFSTVDLTFLGLMTWASGSMVVVLRRHKQRVQHIHSNSHSLRPSPEARATRTILILVSSYFSTYSLSSLLSLWMALFVIPGQWVLDTSIVLSLCFPTFSPFVLICSDTRVTAKIVLFHLPGRENTFC